Proteins from a genomic interval of Crassostrea angulata isolate pt1a10 chromosome 7, ASM2561291v2, whole genome shotgun sequence:
- the LOC128193039 gene encoding uncharacterized protein LOC128193039 translates to MNDCAVVMWLLSVSLLLLRCVPSSARTLTSEDDRCGGPYNPSPKESLMVTHTEPFKSGICRDMSFSGWDYDNSVEREVCVRVTDYKMDCSQKLEYREGGSRGNPSKSYDCNDKASTIPILCTYELLYIRIDGDEPSDYTRVLYTVYSGQEKSSEEGSFSIFAILGPLIILAVCVCVCIFVFYIRRKTATQLPNRGGAALYNPGQQPQVNVHHYYHTVQNQDVPPNQNPGQGQPYPPEGYSMPSQISTQLPNYATPNAPVAYPLAPGQQIIPPQSATSVQSSSGGPPSYDEVTKQKL, encoded by the exons ATGAATGATTGCGCTGTCGTGATGTGGCTCTTATCCGTATCTCTCCTGCTCCTAAGATGTGTACCATCCTCTGCTCGTACAC TGACGTCTGAAGATGACCGTTGCGGTGGACCATACAATCCGTCACCAAAAGAGAGCTTGATGGTCACGCACACTGAGCCCTTTAAGTCCGGAATATGTCGGGATATGTCCTTCAGTGGCTGGGACTATGATAACAGTGTCGAACGGGAAGTGTGTGTAAGAGTAACGGACTATAAAATGGACTGCTCCCAGAAGTTGGAATACAGAGAGGGCGGAAGCAGGGGCAATCCATCTAAA aGTTATGACTGCAATGATAAGGCATCTACTATTCCAATACTCTGCACGTATGAGCTTTTATATATTCGGATAGATGGTGACGAACCGAGCGATTATACACGAGTACTTTACACGGTGTACAGCGGGCAAGAAAAGTCCAGTGAAGAAG GATCCTTCTCAATTTTTGCCATTCTTGGTCCTCTGATAATTTTGGCAGTATGTGTCTGTGTGTGTATATTCGTTTTTTATATACGCCGGAAGACAGCCACTCAACTTCCGAACCGGGGAGGGGCGGCTTTATATAACCCCGGCCAACAACCACAAGTCAACGTACATCACTACTATCACACAG TTCAAAATCAGGACGTGCCTCCAAATCAGAACCCAGGCCAAGGCCAGCCTTACCCCCCTGAAGGTTACAGCATGCCATCCCAAATATCCACACAGTTACCAAATTACGCTACCCCTAACGCACCTGTTGCGTACCCGTTAGCTCCCGGACAACAAATAATCCCCCCGCAGTCGGCCACAAGCGTCCAGTCATCATCCGGTGGTCCGCCATCGTACGATGAGGTCACGAAGCAAAAGCTGTGA
- the LOC128193040 gene encoding uncharacterized protein LOC128193040, with protein sequence MSLLPVSLLSLLLLRSAPSLGRTLTFKDDGCKGTYKPSPQESFMVNHTGAPLHTFCRDMSFSGWDYDHPVEVCVKVTDYKIDCSQKLEYRKGTNWGKPTKSCDCNDDVETIPIFCTFELLYIRIQGDEQSENTRVLYTVYSGKERPQNSDPKSSLIVVFLGTTLLTALFFTSCIFGYYMRHWRAPQHRNHEEVATYNPSQQPQININHCYHPVPNQDVSPNQNPGHGQPSTSSLQGYSVPAQGP encoded by the exons ATGAGTTTACTACCCGTGTCTCTATTGTCTCTATTGCTCCTAAGATCTGCGCCATCTCTCGGTCGTACAC TGACGTTTAAAGATGACGGTTGCAAGGGAACATACAAACCTTCACCACAAGAGAGTTTTATGGTCAATCACACGGGTGCCCCTCTGCACACCTTTTGTCGGGATATGTCATTCAGTGGCTGGGATTATGATCACCCCGTCGAAGTATGTGTAAAAGTAACGGACTATAAAATTGACTGCTCCCAGAAGCTTGAATACAGAAAGGGCACTAACTGGGGCAAACCAACTAAG agTTGTGACTGCAATGACGATGTAGAGACTATTCCAATATTTTGCACGTTTGAGCTTTTATATATTCGGATACAGGGTGACGAGCAGAGCGAGAATACACGAGTACTTTACACAGTGTACAGCGGGAAAGAAAGGCCCCAGAACAGCGATCCCA aATCGTCCTTAATTGTCGTCTTTCTCGGTACCACACTACTGACAGCATTGTTTTTTACTTCCTGTATATTCGGGTATTACATGCGCCATTGGAGAGCACCACAGCATCGGAACCATGAAGAAGTGGCTACGTATAACCCCAGCCAACAACCACAGATCAATATTAATCATTGCTACCACCCAG TTCCAAATCAGGACGTGTCTCCAAATCAGAACCCTGGCCACGGACAGCCCTCCACTTCCTCTCTACAAGGGTACAGCGTGCCAGCACAGGGGCCTTAA